The proteins below come from a single Fodinicola acaciae genomic window:
- a CDS encoding sugar phosphate isomerase/epimerase family protein, which produces MASPLSVQLYTLRDQMATDRDGGLRRLAEIGFGAVEPYDPTADPRGFREVADDLGLAVTGTHAYALLREPDRANAVLDDVATIGASLAIIPGGIEHEKFTSVDGLREVADLLNGIAEKTAPYDIKLGYHNHWWEIEPTIDGRHAIEVLADLLAPGVVLEIDTYWAAVGGADVPALLGKLGDRVVSLHVKDGPVRKGEPHVAVGTGAMPVPQILAAAPNATRIVEFDECATDIFTALKESRDYLIGLEEA; this is translated from the coding sequence ATGGCGAGCCCGTTGAGCGTCCAGCTTTACACTCTGCGCGACCAGATGGCGACGGATCGGGACGGCGGCCTGCGCCGGCTGGCCGAGATCGGCTTCGGCGCGGTCGAGCCGTACGATCCGACCGCCGATCCGCGGGGCTTTCGCGAAGTCGCCGACGATCTCGGTCTGGCGGTGACCGGCACGCACGCGTACGCGCTGCTGCGCGAGCCGGATCGCGCCAACGCGGTGCTCGACGACGTGGCCACAATCGGCGCGTCGCTGGCGATCATTCCTGGCGGCATCGAGCATGAGAAGTTCACCAGCGTCGATGGCTTGCGCGAGGTCGCGGACCTGCTGAACGGCATCGCGGAGAAGACCGCGCCGTACGACATCAAGCTCGGATATCACAACCACTGGTGGGAAATCGAGCCGACGATCGACGGCCGGCACGCCATCGAGGTGCTGGCGGACCTGCTCGCGCCGGGCGTCGTGCTGGAGATCGACACCTACTGGGCCGCCGTCGGTGGCGCGGATGTGCCAGCACTGCTGGGAAAACTCGGCGACCGTGTGGTGTCGTTGCATGTCAAGGACGGGCCCGTACGCAAGGGCGAGCCGCACGTCGCGGTCGGCACCGGCGCCATGCCGGTGCCGCAGATCCTCGCTGCCGCGCCAAACGCGACGCGGATCGTCGAGTTCGATGAGTGCGCCACGGACATTTTCACAGCCTTGAAGGAAAGTCGCGACTATCTGATTGGTTTGGAGGAGGCGTGA
- a CDS encoding ROK family transcriptional regulator, whose translation MPTSTQRQLAALSELAHLVASGTAVRRADLAAETGLSRAAVAQRVDLLISHGLLVESAPDPVPRGRPPRALGLATETGLVCAVDLGATHCQLAISGLGGDVLAETSVAIDIGNGPQVVLADVLELIHELLEKAGRQAEQVLAISIGVPGPVEAATGTVVRPPIMPGWDSYRVPDFFAGHFRAPVLVDNDVNMMAVGEYGQRRDVDHLLFVKVGTGIGCGIVSGGVVHRGTAGAAGDIGHIRLPGHDDVLCQCGNTGCVEAVASGSAIAALLRKSGLEATGGQDVVRLVSEGNATARRQVRLAGQRIGEVLASLVSFYNPTTIVVGGSIAQLHEDLLADIRGVVYARALPLATRALSIETSTLGERAGIEGARLLATRHLLSPSGIDQLMRRRATTV comes from the coding sequence ATGCCGACGTCGACGCAGCGCCAGCTCGCCGCGCTCAGCGAGCTCGCACACCTGGTGGCCAGCGGCACGGCGGTCCGCCGCGCGGACCTCGCGGCCGAGACGGGGCTGTCCCGGGCCGCCGTCGCGCAGCGGGTTGACCTGCTGATTTCGCACGGGCTGCTGGTCGAGTCGGCACCGGATCCGGTGCCCCGCGGCCGGCCGCCACGGGCCCTTGGCCTGGCCACCGAAACCGGTCTGGTGTGCGCGGTCGACCTCGGCGCGACGCACTGCCAGCTGGCCATATCCGGCCTCGGCGGCGACGTGCTCGCGGAGACCTCGGTGGCCATCGACATCGGCAACGGTCCGCAGGTGGTGCTCGCCGACGTGCTGGAGCTGATCCACGAGCTGCTGGAAAAGGCCGGCAGGCAGGCCGAGCAGGTGCTGGCGATCAGCATCGGCGTGCCCGGCCCGGTCGAGGCGGCCACCGGCACGGTCGTACGGCCGCCGATCATGCCCGGCTGGGACAGCTATCGCGTGCCGGACTTCTTCGCCGGTCACTTCCGCGCGCCGGTGCTGGTCGACAACGACGTCAACATGATGGCGGTCGGCGAGTACGGCCAGCGGCGCGACGTCGACCACCTGCTTTTTGTCAAGGTTGGCACCGGAATCGGCTGCGGCATCGTCTCGGGCGGTGTCGTGCATCGCGGCACCGCCGGCGCGGCGGGCGACATCGGTCACATCCGGTTGCCGGGTCATGACGACGTGCTTTGCCAGTGTGGCAACACAGGTTGTGTGGAGGCGGTCGCGTCCGGCTCGGCGATCGCCGCGCTGCTGCGAAAATCCGGCCTGGAGGCGACCGGCGGCCAGGACGTCGTGCGGCTGGTGTCCGAAGGCAACGCCACCGCGCGCCGCCAGGTTCGCCTCGCCGGTCAACGAATCGGCGAGGTGCTCGCGTCACTTGTCAGTTTCTACAACCCCACCACCATCGTGGTCGGCGGAAGCATCGCACAACTCCACGAAGATCTGCTCGCCGACATCCGCGGCGTCGTGTACGCGCGTGCGCTGCCGCTGGCCACTCGCGCGCTGTCCATCGAGACCTCGACGCTCGGTGAGCGCGCCGGCATCGAAGGTGCCCGCCTGTTGGCGACCCGGCACCTGCTGTCGCCGAGCGGGATCGACCAACTCATGCGGCGACGTGCCACAACGGTGTGA